From the genome of Deinococcus sp. AJ005, one region includes:
- the ispF gene encoding 2-C-methyl-D-erythritol 2,4-cyclodiphosphate synthase, giving the protein MVFSPDPTGPLLRVGYGEDAHRLAAGHSLILGGVSIPGAALGTVAHSDGDAVLHAVADALLSGLALGDIGDYFPDTDPLWAGLDSRAILGRVLDLVRERGYAPVNIALVVTLDKPKLGPLRAQIACNVAALLGLPESEVGVSFKTSEGLAPAHVQTRATALLSRTGG; this is encoded by the coding sequence ATGGTTTTTTCACCTGACCCGACAGGACCCCTGCTTCGCGTCGGTTACGGCGAGGACGCGCACCGACTGGCCGCAGGTCACTCCCTGATTCTGGGTGGCGTCTCCATTCCTGGCGCGGCCCTGGGAACGGTGGCCCACAGTGACGGTGACGCCGTGCTGCACGCGGTGGCTGACGCGCTGCTCTCGGGGCTGGCGCTGGGCGATATCGGTGACTATTTTCCCGACACCGATCCACTGTGGGCCGGGCTGGACTCGCGCGCGATCCTGGGCCGGGTGCTGGATCTGGTGCGCGAACGCGGGTACGCGCCGGTCAACATTGCCCTGGTGGTTACCCTGGACAAGCCCAAGCTGGGGCCGCTGCGCGCCCAGATCGCCTGCAACGTGGCGGCGTTGCTGGGCCTCCCGGAAAGCGAGGTCGGCGTCAGCTTCAAGACCTCCGAGGGGCTGGCCCCGGCGCATGTGCAGACGCGGGCCACGGCGCTGCTGTCGCGGA
- a CDS encoding glycosyltransferase family 4 protein, which yields MVFRAETALLRRHGHDVQTFAVSNDLIEQTPRLQAAAQTVWNARMARKVTALVREHSSEIVHFHNTFPMLSPAVYKGAHVGGAAVVQTLHNFRLLCANALLLRDGQICEDCLGKLPLAAVQHSCYRGSRSASAVVAAMQTVHRAAGTYRTGVDVYIALTGFARDKFIAGGLPPERIAVKPNFLEERPAPGTGDGGYALFVGRLSPEKGIETLLQAWAELGATIPLRIVGDGPLADQVAEAARTVPGVSWLGKLDSAEVREQMRGAAVLTVPSVWYEGGPLTMIEGWGVGLPAVASDLGAMSSMIRPGENGLLFRPGDAGDLAAQVRWLWEHPGERQRMRDGALQTFHDTYSPERNYEQLIKIYGDALQARATRSSVQH from the coding sequence GTGGTCTTCCGCGCCGAAACAGCCCTGCTGCGCCGCCACGGCCACGACGTGCAGACCTTCGCCGTCAGCAATGACTTGATCGAGCAGACTCCCCGCCTTCAGGCCGCTGCCCAGACGGTCTGGAATGCCCGGATGGCGCGCAAAGTCACGGCGCTGGTCCGCGAACACAGCTCAGAGATCGTGCATTTTCACAATACCTTTCCCATGCTCTCGCCTGCCGTGTACAAGGGGGCGCATGTGGGCGGAGCCGCCGTGGTGCAGACCCTGCACAACTTCCGGCTGCTCTGCGCCAATGCCCTGCTGCTGCGTGACGGCCAGATCTGCGAGGACTGTCTTGGCAAGCTGCCTCTTGCGGCTGTGCAGCACAGTTGTTACCGGGGCAGCCGCAGTGCGTCGGCAGTGGTGGCGGCCATGCAGACGGTTCACCGCGCGGCGGGGACGTACCGTACAGGCGTGGACGTCTACATCGCCCTGACCGGATTTGCACGGGACAAGTTCATCGCGGGGGGGCTGCCTCCTGAGCGCATCGCAGTCAAGCCCAACTTTCTGGAGGAGCGTCCGGCTCCTGGCACCGGAGACGGGGGCTACGCGCTGTTCGTGGGCCGCCTGTCGCCGGAAAAAGGAATCGAGACCCTGCTGCAAGCCTGGGCTGAACTGGGCGCAACCATTCCGCTGCGGATTGTGGGCGACGGTCCGCTGGCGGATCAGGTGGCAGAGGCCGCACGAACGGTCCCGGGCGTGAGCTGGCTGGGCAAACTGGACTCTGCCGAGGTCCGCGAGCAGATGCGCGGAGCCGCTGTCCTGACGGTGCCCTCGGTGTGGTACGAGGGCGGACCGCTCACCATGATCGAGGGCTGGGGTGTGGGCTTGCCAGCGGTGGCCAGTGATCTGGGCGCGATGTCGTCCATGATCCGGCCCGGAGAAAACGGCCTGCTGTTCCGGCCCGGAGATGCGGGCGATCTGGCCGCCCAGGTGCGCTGGCTGTGGGAGCATCCCGGAGAACGCCAGCGCATGCGGGACGGCGCGCTCCAGACCTTCCACGATACCTATTCGCCCGAGCGCAACTACGAGCAATTGATCAAGATTTATGGTGATGCCTTGCAAGCCCGTGCAACCCGCAGTTCTGTCCAGCACTGA
- a CDS encoding glycosyltransferase, whose translation MPHPAHPRVLQVITHLDMGGAENVAISLSEALHPEFNFSFFAVGGVADNPVGQEMARRLERLQIPVHSGTALGFKRGGLAQAGVRLNRLIWKTRPEIVHLHTEIPETTFAVASVLGLPAGTRIVRTVHNSEIWPAWQRIGRLVEPRLRRATAVGVSEACLAGLWEFQAAQHLPLTPGDQTRVVYNGVSTPQRAVSRQDARPADRPIRVLFAGRLEPQKGVDLLPKLLTAASALTTRPVEVTLLGRGSLEETLKQWTRTQTLPWTITLAEPVANLAAHLGDYDLMLVPSRFEGLCLVAVEALMAGMPVIATRVRGLNEIFPPGYPLLCPSGDVPALARTLAEAIGAYEHYAGVVAAQQPGIVQRFNLEGMAQGYRRCYLGVLQGGQKQEAGQEKQAAQRGERP comes from the coding sequence ATGCCGCATCCGGCCCACCCCCGCGTCTTGCAGGTCATTACCCATCTGGATATGGGCGGGGCCGAGAATGTGGCGATCTCGCTGTCCGAGGCGCTGCATCCCGAATTCAACTTCTCTTTCTTCGCGGTGGGCGGTGTGGCCGATAACCCGGTGGGCCAGGAGATGGCCCGGCGACTGGAGCGCTTGCAGATTCCGGTCCACAGCGGCACGGCCCTGGGCTTCAAGCGCGGTGGACTGGCCCAGGCCGGAGTGCGCCTGAACCGCCTGATCTGGAAGACGCGGCCCGAGATCGTCCACCTGCACACCGAGATCCCTGAGACCACCTTCGCCGTCGCCTCTGTGTTGGGCCTGCCTGCCGGGACCCGGATCGTCCGCACGGTCCACAACTCTGAAATCTGGCCCGCGTGGCAGCGGATCGGGCGGCTGGTAGAACCCCGGTTGCGCCGCGCCACGGCGGTGGGGGTTTCGGAAGCCTGTCTGGCCGGGTTGTGGGAATTTCAGGCGGCCCAGCACCTGCCCCTGACCCCCGGGGACCAGACGCGGGTGGTCTACAACGGCGTCTCGACTCCGCAGCGCGCCGTGTCACGGCAGGATGCCCGTCCGGCGGACCGTCCCATCCGGGTGCTGTTCGCGGGCCGGCTAGAGCCGCAGAAGGGTGTAGACCTGTTGCCCAAACTGCTGACCGCCGCCTCGGCCCTGACCACCCGTCCGGTGGAGGTGACCCTCCTGGGACGCGGTTCGCTGGAAGAAACGCTGAAACAGTGGACCCGGACCCAGACCCTGCCCTGGACCATCACACTGGCCGAGCCGGTGGCCAATCTGGCCGCACATCTGGGCGACTACGATCTGATGCTGGTGCCTTCGCGCTTCGAGGGACTGTGTCTGGTGGCCGTCGAGGCGTTAATGGCGGGCATGCCCGTGATCGCCACGCGGGTCAGGGGTCTGAACGAGATTTTTCCCCCTGGATACCCGCTGCTGTGCCCCTCAGGTGACGTGCCCGCGCTGGCCCGCACGCTGGCCGAAGCTATCGGGGCGTATGAGCATTACGCCGGGGTCGTGGCCGCACAGCAGCCGGGGATCGTTCAGCGCTTCAATCTGGAGGGAATGGCGCAGGGATACCGCCGCTGCTATCTGGGCGTCCTGCAAGGTGGCCAGAAACAGGAGGCGGGTCAGGAGAAGCAAGCTGCTCAGAGAGGAGAGAGGCCGTAA
- a CDS encoding exopolysaccharide biosynthesis polyprenyl glycosylphosphotransferase, translated as MQAIRSTPSSTFSGPVSRGAVRLMLTRRLMNAAALVGGDLLALTVALLLASGVRVALLGNVPDGPWLAGGWFAGDGTVPGLIPFLWVAWVVGAGFLRLLPGWGLAAPTELQRITQLTVLVFAAVTGVLFMTQQTDTVSRFSLTLGLILSWGLVLVTRAGVKRALLSADLWGVPAVIYGAAVTGTLMVQALRENPGYGYQPSAILDDNELLHGSAVLGVPVMGPVGSSPQPWEQQAPVAIVAMPGLDRERLVQLLEGPLAHYPKVIIVPDLFEVESLWVTANDFGGVLGLEVARNLVDPLAQGVKRAFDLLAVVLSAPVWLPVCALLAALIWFEDRTNPLFLQRRVGLNGQTFATWKFRTMVPNAEEALRRKLEEDAELRLEWETHFKLRRDPRITRIGGLLRKTSLDELPQLVNVVLGHMSLVGPRPLPAYHQDQLSAPAQRLRVLVRPGMTGLWQVSGRSEAGNLGMERWDPYYVRNWSIWLDMVILMRTVGVVLRGSGAY; from the coding sequence ATGCAAGCGATTCGCAGCACCCCATCTTCCACGTTCTCCGGGCCGGTCAGCCGTGGGGCCGTGCGTTTGATGCTGACCCGACGGCTGATGAATGCAGCGGCGCTGGTGGGCGGCGATCTGCTGGCCCTGACGGTGGCCCTGCTGCTGGCTTCAGGGGTGCGCGTGGCGCTGCTGGGCAATGTCCCCGACGGTCCCTGGCTGGCTGGAGGCTGGTTTGCCGGAGACGGCACGGTGCCGGGCCTGATTCCCTTTCTGTGGGTGGCCTGGGTGGTAGGCGCTGGTTTTCTGCGGCTGCTGCCCGGCTGGGGTCTGGCCGCACCCACCGAGTTGCAGCGCATTACCCAGTTGACGGTGCTGGTCTTCGCGGCGGTGACCGGCGTGCTGTTCATGACCCAGCAGACCGACACGGTCAGCCGCTTCTCATTGACCCTGGGCCTGATCCTGAGCTGGGGGCTGGTGCTGGTCACGCGGGCTGGGGTCAAGCGGGCGCTGCTGAGCGCGGACCTGTGGGGCGTGCCCGCCGTGATCTACGGGGCCGCCGTGACGGGCACCCTGATGGTGCAGGCGCTGCGCGAGAACCCCGGCTACGGCTACCAGCCCAGCGCCATTCTGGACGACAACGAACTGCTGCATGGCAGTGCCGTGCTGGGCGTGCCGGTCATGGGGCCGGTAGGCAGCAGTCCGCAGCCCTGGGAGCAGCAGGCTCCGGTGGCCATCGTGGCGATGCCGGGCCTGGACCGGGAACGGCTGGTGCAGCTTCTGGAAGGCCCACTGGCGCATTACCCCAAGGTGATCATCGTCCCTGATCTGTTCGAGGTCGAGTCGCTGTGGGTCACGGCCAACGATTTCGGCGGCGTGCTGGGGCTGGAAGTGGCGCGCAATCTGGTCGATCCACTGGCCCAGGGGGTCAAGCGGGCTTTCGATCTGCTGGCCGTGGTCCTGTCGGCCCCGGTGTGGCTGCCAGTATGTGCGCTGCTGGCCGCATTGATCTGGTTCGAGGACCGCACCAACCCGCTGTTCCTGCAACGGCGCGTGGGCCTGAACGGTCAGACCTTCGCCACCTGGAAGTTCAGGACCATGGTGCCCAATGCCGAGGAAGCGCTGCGCCGCAAGCTGGAAGAGGACGCCGAACTGCGCCTGGAATGGGAAACGCATTTCAAGCTGCGCCGCGATCCCCGCATCACGCGGATTGGCGGGCTGCTGCGCAAGACCAGTCTGGACGAATTGCCCCAGCTCGTGAACGTGGTGCTGGGCCATATGTCGCTGGTGGGACCGCGCCCCCTGCCCGCTTACCACCAGGACCAGCTCTCGGCCCCGGCCCAGCGCCTGCGCGTGCTGGTGCGCCCTGGCATGACTGGGCTGTGGCAGGTGTCGGGCCGCTCGGAGGCGGGCAACCTGGGCATGGAACGCTGGGACCCGTATTACGTGCGCAACTGGTCGATCTGGCTGGACATGGTGATCCTGATGCGGACCGTGGGCGTGGTCCTGCGCGGTTCCGGGGCGTACTGA
- a CDS encoding deoxyribodipyrimidine photo-lyase, whose amino-acid sequence MIHDSRIQSLRSGSPGKGKFVLLWVQASVRTHDNHALEYAVRQANELKLPLVAVFGLTPDYPEANARHFQYLLEGLRDLRVNLAVRGIPLSIRLGKPPEMALEAAREGAALVVTDVGYLNVQRAWRDWLRAQLEVPFVQVESEAVIPVHAVSGKQEYAARTIRPKIHRLWHEYLVPLEVHDLAVQTDDWAAGLDVGDPAALVETLPVDHSVLPGTEMGGEDAALERVAEFIELDLAQYDTRRNDPTVEGSSRLSAYLHYGHLSPLTAALAAREHGGPGADAFLEELIVRRELSFNLCTFNPQYDQYDGLPDWARKTLEEHAGDRREYLYTREEFDAARTHDPYWNAAQNQMVRTGRMHNYMRMYWGKKILEWTSNPRDAHAEMVWLNNRYEQDGRDPNSYAGMGWVLGLHDRPWTRRPIFGMVRYMNAGGLKRKFAADAYAARWA is encoded by the coding sequence ATGATTCACGATTCACGTATCCAGTCGCTGCGGTCCGGCTCCCCTGGCAAGGGCAAATTCGTGCTGCTGTGGGTGCAGGCCAGCGTGCGAACCCACGACAACCACGCGCTGGAATATGCCGTGCGCCAAGCCAACGAACTAAAATTGCCGCTGGTGGCCGTTTTCGGCCTGACCCCCGATTACCCGGAGGCCAACGCCCGCCATTTCCAGTATCTGCTGGAAGGGCTGCGGGACTTGCGTGTGAATCTGGCGGTGCGCGGCATTCCGCTGTCCATCCGGCTGGGCAAGCCGCCCGAAATGGCGCTGGAGGCGGCGCGGGAAGGTGCGGCCCTGGTGGTGACCGACGTGGGCTACCTGAACGTCCAGCGGGCGTGGCGCGACTGGCTGAGGGCACAGCTCGAAGTGCCCTTTGTGCAGGTCGAGTCCGAAGCCGTGATTCCCGTTCACGCTGTCAGCGGCAAGCAGGAATACGCGGCGCGGACCATCCGGCCCAAGATCCACCGGCTGTGGCATGAGTATCTGGTGCCGCTGGAAGTTCACGATTTGGCGGTGCAGACGGACGACTGGGCCGCCGGGCTGGATGTGGGCGATCCAGCGGCGCTGGTCGAGACCCTGCCTGTCGATCACAGTGTCCTTCCTGGTACCGAAATGGGCGGTGAGGACGCGGCACTGGAGCGGGTGGCCGAGTTCATCGAGCTGGATCTGGCCCAGTACGACACGCGGCGCAACGATCCCACCGTGGAGGGCAGCAGCCGCCTGAGCGCGTACCTGCACTATGGCCACCTGTCGCCGCTGACCGCTGCGCTGGCCGCCCGCGAACACGGCGGTCCCGGCGCGGACGCCTTTCTAGAGGAACTGATCGTGCGCCGCGAGCTGAGTTTCAACCTCTGCACCTTCAATCCGCAATACGACCAGTACGACGGCCTGCCCGACTGGGCGCGCAAGACGCTGGAGGAACACGCCGGGGACCGCCGCGAGTATCTCTACACCCGCGAGGAGTTCGACGCTGCCCGGACCCACGATCCGTACTGGAACGCCGCGCAGAACCAGATGGTCCGCACCGGACGGATGCACAACTACATGCGGATGTACTGGGGCAAGAAAATTCTAGAATGGACGTCGAATCCCAGAGACGCCCATGCCGAGATGGTCTGGCTCAACAACCGCTACGAGCAGGACGGGCGCGACCCGAACAGTTATGCGGGCATGGGCTGGGTGCTGGGTCTGCATGACCGCCCGTGGACGCGCCGCCCGATCTTTGGCATGGTGCGCTACATGAACGCGGGTGGCCTGAAGCGCAAATTTGCCGCGGACGCCTACGCGGCGCGCTGGGCATGA
- a CDS encoding trimeric intracellular cation channel family protein: MHELLPPEITLQAGLHWLDLIGVLAFALSGALLGVRKRFDLFGVLVLGCVTAVGGGAIRDTLTGQTPPLFLRDESYLYAALLGSVLAFGFGERLARFERAISLFDSAGLALFAASGALGAINFGLGPLGVVFTGAISGVGGGIIRDLIANEVPEVMYRRDQLYATAAAAGAFAVLALHPYVTPFQSQLGGVLTVIVLRWISRRGWVNLPVRRLPGG; the protein is encoded by the coding sequence GTGCATGAGCTGCTGCCACCAGAGATTACCCTGCAAGCCGGGCTGCACTGGCTGGACCTGATCGGCGTGCTGGCCTTCGCGCTGTCGGGGGCGCTGCTGGGCGTGCGCAAACGCTTCGATCTGTTCGGGGTGCTGGTGCTGGGCTGCGTGACGGCGGTGGGCGGCGGGGCCATCCGCGACACCCTGACCGGGCAGACGCCGCCGCTATTCCTGCGGGACGAATCGTATCTGTACGCCGCGCTGCTGGGTTCGGTGCTGGCCTTCGGCTTCGGCGAGCGGCTGGCCCGTTTCGAGCGCGCCATCAGTCTGTTCGATTCGGCGGGGCTGGCGCTGTTCGCCGCTTCGGGGGCGCTGGGGGCCATCAACTTCGGGCTGGGACCGCTGGGGGTGGTCTTCACCGGGGCCATCAGCGGCGTGGGCGGCGGTATCATCCGTGACCTGATCGCCAACGAGGTGCCAGAGGTGATGTACCGCCGCGATCAGCTCTACGCCACGGCGGCGGCTGCGGGGGCCTTTGCGGTGTTGGCGCTGCACCCCTATGTCACACCCTTTCAGTCGCAGTTGGGCGGCGTGCTGACCGTGATCGTGCTGCGCTGGATCTCACGCCGGGGCTGGGTGAACCTGCCCGTGCGGCGGCTGCCAGGGGGGTGA
- a CDS encoding DUF1697 domain-containing protein: MKHVALLRGINVGGHHKIRMSDLRVVFEGLGFTVVQTYIQSGNVVFEAGAPEVELIEAAIEKEFGFRVNVILRSAAGWAGLESRNPYAQEADGTLVHVAFLNTVPDPAQIATICARPGNVWTASGREVYLHTPDGLGQSGLNLGHLKHATVRNWRTVQRLAELLG; this comes from the coding sequence ATGAAACACGTCGCCCTGCTGCGCGGAATCAATGTCGGCGGCCACCACAAGATACGGATGTCTGACCTCCGCGTCGTTTTCGAGGGACTGGGGTTCACCGTGGTCCAGACCTACATCCAGAGCGGCAATGTGGTCTTCGAGGCCGGTGCGCCCGAAGTTGAATTGATTGAGGCCGCCATCGAAAAAGAGTTCGGCTTCCGCGTCAATGTCATTCTCCGCAGCGCCGCCGGGTGGGCCGGTCTGGAGTCGCGCAACCCCTATGCACAGGAGGCAGACGGCACACTGGTCCACGTCGCCTTTTTGAACACTGTTCCTGACCCGGCCCAGATCGCCACCATCTGTGCCCGCCCCGGCAACGTCTGGACGGCCAGCGGGCGTGAGGTCTATCTGCACACCCCGGACGGCCTGGGCCAGAGCGGATTGAATCTGGGCCACCTTAAACACGCCACGGTCCGCAACTGGCGCACGGTGCAGAGGCTGGCAGAACTGCTGGGCTGA
- a CDS encoding excalibur calcium-binding domain-containing protein produces MKTSIRALTLVLGLSGLGLLGLADAATATTTANANLRRLPSPQGQVLRVVPGNTLLTVACTGDWCRTTYQGRGGYLARSLLRPTSKSSALTGTGTVYYASCTALRAAGAAPIRLGKPGYRTGLDSNRNSVACDRGDR; encoded by the coding sequence ATGAAAACTTCGATCAGGGCGCTGACCCTCGTGCTGGGCCTGTCGGGACTGGGACTTCTGGGGCTGGCCGACGCCGCCACGGCCACCACCACCGCGAACGCCAACCTGCGCCGCCTGCCCTCGCCGCAGGGTCAGGTGTTGCGTGTGGTGCCCGGAAATACGCTGCTGACGGTGGCCTGCACAGGAGACTGGTGCCGCACGACCTACCAGGGACGCGGAGGCTACCTGGCCCGCTCGCTGCTGCGGCCCACCAGCAAAAGCTCAGCGCTGACCGGAACAGGCACGGTGTATTACGCCAGTTGCACGGCCCTGCGCGCCGCCGGGGCCGCGCCGATCCGGCTGGGCAAACCGGGCTACCGCACCGGGCTGGATTCCAACCGCAACAGCGTGGCCTGTGACCGGGGAGACCGCTAA
- a CDS encoding DsbA family oxidoreductase: MTATAPNPFTPSAPGKLRVDIWSDIACPWCYIGKRRFETALQDFPQKDEVEVVWHSFELDPSAPTENPNSMRDGLARKYGRTPAQAQEMLDSMTGTAAVEGLEYHFENTRLTNTFLAHQLIHLAAEHGQQDAMKERLLLAYMSEGQNVGNLDTLAKLAQEVGLDGSEVRATLESGKYADDVRQDEAQAQALGISGVPFFVLGGKYGVSGAQGAEVLRGALDQVWAETHPAPLTLLGSANEAEGCEDGQCAVPSTN, from the coding sequence ATGACTGCCACAGCCCCCAACCCATTCACGCCCTCCGCCCCCGGCAAGTTGCGGGTGGACATCTGGTCCGACATCGCCTGTCCGTGGTGTTACATCGGCAAGCGGCGTTTCGAGACGGCCCTACAAGACTTCCCGCAAAAGGACGAGGTGGAAGTCGTGTGGCACAGTTTCGAGCTTGATCCCTCTGCGCCTACCGAGAACCCGAATTCCATGCGCGACGGGCTGGCCCGCAAGTATGGCCGCACCCCAGCCCAGGCGCAGGAAATGCTGGACAGCATGACGGGCACGGCGGCGGTCGAAGGTCTGGAGTATCACTTCGAGAACACGCGCCTGACCAACACTTTTCTGGCCCACCAACTGATCCATCTGGCTGCCGAACACGGCCAGCAGGACGCCATGAAGGAGCGGCTGCTGCTGGCCTACATGTCCGAGGGCCAGAACGTGGGCAATCTGGATACGCTGGCGAAACTGGCACAGGAAGTCGGTCTGGACGGCTCAGAGGTCCGCGCCACCCTGGAGAGCGGCAAGTATGCCGATGATGTTCGGCAGGACGAGGCACAGGCGCAGGCCCTGGGCATCAGCGGCGTGCCGTTCTTCGTGCTGGGCGGCAAGTACGGCGTCAGCGGCGCACAGGGAGCAGAGGTGTTGCGCGGCGCACTCGATCAGGTCTGGGCCGAAACGCATCCTGCCCCACTGACCCTGCTGGGTTCCGCGAACGAGGCAGAGGGCTGCGAGGACGGGCAGTGCGCGGTGCCTTCCACGAACTGA
- a CDS encoding GNAT family N-acetyltransferase, whose protein sequence is MLGRALMTRYLAEAESRGANSVYLLTTRDSSAEAFYTRLNFRRTRQQIMLVRP, encoded by the coding sequence GTGCTGGGCCGCGCCCTGATGACCCGGTATCTGGCAGAGGCGGAGAGCCGGGGCGCGAACAGCGTGTACTTGCTGACCACCCGCGATTCCTCCGCCGAAGCGTTCTATACCCGGTTGAACTTCCGCCGCACCAGACAGCAGATCATGCTGGTGCGGCCCTGA
- a CDS encoding TerC family protein codes for MDLSFLTATEWLGKPAWMWVMFLAVVIALMAFDLGVLEKRRKRKLGPDDDGVMGVGQSLWLSAFYIAIALIYGAWVWLTLGRESGIEFYTGFALEKALALDNVFVISLIFAFFAIPLKLQRRVLLWGILGVIVLRAIMIGLGTALVTQFDWVLWIFGAFLLFTGIKMLRDGDTEHDFSSNKLLIWMKKRLRITDELHGERFTVKQMVNGRLKTFATPLLLALVMVETADVVFAVDSIPAIFAITQDPFIVYTSNIFAILGLRALYFALAAAVHRFKYLQPALSLVLVFIGLKIFYSQIWGKLDPAISLGVTLSLLAGGVIVSLIKTKEEPPMNEPPASV; via the coding sequence ATGGATCTTTCCTTTCTGACGGCGACTGAATGGCTGGGCAAACCCGCGTGGATGTGGGTCATGTTTCTGGCGGTGGTCATCGCCTTGATGGCCTTTGACCTGGGTGTGCTGGAAAAACGCCGTAAGCGCAAGCTGGGGCCAGACGACGACGGCGTGATGGGCGTAGGCCAGAGCCTCTGGCTGTCGGCCTTCTATATCGCCATCGCCCTCATCTACGGGGCGTGGGTGTGGCTGACATTGGGCCGCGAATCAGGCATCGAGTTCTATACCGGTTTCGCGCTGGAAAAGGCGCTGGCGCTGGACAACGTGTTCGTGATCAGCCTGATCTTCGCCTTCTTCGCCATTCCGCTGAAGCTGCAACGGCGCGTGTTGCTGTGGGGCATCCTGGGCGTGATCGTGTTGCGCGCCATCATGATCGGGCTGGGCACCGCGCTGGTCACGCAATTCGACTGGGTGCTGTGGATCTTCGGCGCGTTCCTGCTGTTCACCGGGATCAAGATGCTCAGAGACGGCGACACCGAGCATGACTTTTCCAGCAACAAGCTCCTGATCTGGATGAAAAAGCGCTTACGCATTACCGATGAACTGCACGGCGAGCGCTTCACGGTCAAACAGATGGTGAACGGCAGGCTGAAGACCTTTGCCACGCCATTGCTGCTGGCGCTGGTCATGGTGGAAACTGCCGACGTGGTGTTCGCGGTAGACAGCATCCCGGCCATCTTCGCCATCACGCAGGACCCGTTTATCGTCTACACCTCCAACATCTTCGCCATCCTGGGCCTGCGGGCGCTGTATTTCGCGCTGGCGGCGGCGGTCCACCGCTTCAAGTACCTTCAGCCCGCGCTGTCGCTGGTGCTGGTCTTTATCGGCCTCAAGATCTTTTACTCGCAGATCTGGGGCAAACTGGACCCAGCGATCAGCTTGGGCGTGACCCTGAGCCTGCTGGCGGGCGGCGTGATCGTCAGCCTGATCAAGACCAAAGAAGAGCCGCCGATGAACGAGCCGCCCGCCTCAGTCTGA
- a CDS encoding ABC transporter permease: MLNTNLTRDPRRARLISLLGQYGVLAAFILLIVFGALRYTGFMSEYNFSTFLRYNAMFGLISLGMCFVIITGGIDLSVGSVVAMSSVVAALLSPYGVIVAVLGAVAAGALVGVINGLIITRLNIQPFIVTLATLLGARGMALLLARNQGGVGIDLNNTALTWLGQGDLLRLPVPGVILLIAFIAGGIALRYSPSGRHALAVGGGEDASKLMGLNVNRVLMGVYVLSGALAGLAGMILAAQLGAGQPTEGLGWELSAIAAVVVGGTLLTGGTGSVWSTLVGALLLGLIFNILNFENGKGIISLSPYWQSVIRGGFLLLVVVIQSRTGRSGKA; this comes from the coding sequence ATGCTGAACACCAACCTCACCCGTGATCCCCGCCGCGCCCGGCTGATCAGCCTACTGGGCCAGTACGGCGTGCTGGCCGCCTTCATCCTGCTGATCGTCTTCGGGGCGCTGCGCTACACCGGCTTTATGAGCGAGTACAACTTCTCCACCTTCCTGCGTTACAACGCCATGTTCGGGCTGATCTCGCTGGGCATGTGTTTTGTGATCATTACTGGGGGCATTGACTTATCGGTGGGCAGCGTGGTGGCGATGTCCAGTGTGGTGGCCGCGCTGCTCAGCCCCTATGGTGTGATCGTGGCGGTGCTGGGCGCGGTGGCGGCGGGGGCGCTGGTGGGTGTGATCAACGGCCTGATCATCACGCGCCTGAATATCCAGCCGTTCATCGTCACGCTGGCGACGTTGCTGGGGGCGCGCGGCATGGCGCTGCTGCTGGCGCGAAACCAGGGCGGCGTGGGCATAGACCTGAACAACACGGCGCTGACCTGGCTGGGGCAGGGCGACCTGCTGCGGCTGCCGGTGCCGGGTGTGATTCTCCTGATCGCCTTTATCGCGGGCGGAATAGCGCTGCGTTACTCGCCGTCCGGACGGCACGCGCTGGCCGTCGGCGGCGGCGAGGATGCCAGCAAGCTGATGGGTCTGAACGTGAACCGCGTCCTGATGGGCGTGTACGTGCTGTCCGGCGCGCTGGCGGGGCTGGCCGGAATGATCCTGGCGGCGCAACTGGGCGCGGGGCAACCCACCGAGGGCCTGGGCTGGGAACTGTCGGCCATCGCGGCGGTGGTGGTGGGCGGCACGCTGCTCACGGGCGGCACCGGCAGCGTGTGGTCCACCCTGGTGGGTGCGCTCTTGCTGGGGCTGATTTTCAACATCCTGAATTTCGAGAACGGCAAGGGCATCATCTCGCTGTCGCCGTACTGGCAGAGCGTCATTCGCGGCGGCTTTCTGCTGCTGGTGGTGGTGATCCAGAGCCGCACCGGGCGCAGTGGAAAAGCCTAG